The Nocardioides humi genome includes a region encoding these proteins:
- the secE gene encoding preprotein translocase subunit SecE: protein MSSVADAPAVRGGRKDSSGGKQSEKRTGPVTFYRQVVAELRKVVWPTREQLGTYFVVVMVFVLIMIALVSALDLALGKLAFEVFTGADDI from the coding sequence GTGAGCAGCGTGGCGGATGCTCCGGCAGTCCGTGGGGGTCGCAAGGACTCCTCGGGCGGCAAGCAGTCCGAGAAGCGCACCGGGCCGGTGACCTTCTACCGCCAGGTCGTCGCCGAGCTCCGCAAGGTGGTCTGGCCGACCCGGGAGCAGCTCGGCACCTACTTCGTGGTCGTGATGGTCTTCGTTCTCATCATGATCGCCCTGGTGTCGGCCCTGGACCTCGCGCTCGGAAAGCTCGCGTTCGAGGTCTTCACCGGCGCCGACGACATCTGA
- a CDS encoding TetR/AcrR family transcriptional regulator, translating into MPDSLTPKAAQTRAAILATALGLFREEGYDRTTMRAVAKEAGVSLGSTYYYFASKEHLVQAFYDELLAEHEAAVEDVLARESGFADRLRGSLDAWLAVAEPHHAFAAQFFRNAADPASPLSPFSAESAPPARGASR; encoded by the coding sequence GTGCCGGACTCCCTGACGCCCAAGGCCGCGCAGACCCGCGCCGCGATCCTCGCGACGGCGCTCGGCCTGTTCCGCGAGGAGGGCTACGACCGCACGACCATGCGCGCGGTCGCCAAGGAGGCGGGGGTCTCGCTCGGCAGCACGTACTACTACTTCGCCTCCAAGGAGCATCTCGTCCAGGCGTTCTACGACGAGCTGCTCGCCGAGCACGAGGCGGCCGTCGAGGACGTGCTCGCCCGCGAGTCCGGCTTCGCGGACCGGCTCCGGGGCAGCCTCGACGCGTGGCTGGCCGTCGCGGAGCCGCACCACGCCTTCGCCGCGCAGTTCTTCCGCAACGCCGCCGACCCGGCCAGCCCGCTCTCGCCGTTCAGCGCGGAGTCCGCCCCGCCCGCGAGGGGAGCGTCGCGCTGA
- a CDS encoding RNA polymerase sigma factor, with protein sequence MNQQRADDPDDVRRIGHDPDVFEAFYRTHLDTVQRFVARRVADPHLAADLTADVFVAAVDAAAGYRPDRGNPAAWLTGVARNVVAAEFRRQGRQRAAVRKIAGRRLLDPDSVARIEERIDAERETRQLYDALQALRPRDRALMELVAVEGLSVTDAAAVLGVKPATARVRLHRSRRLVQSHLRSPHPAVEAALSPEVPS encoded by the coding sequence ATGAACCAGCAGCGAGCCGATGACCCGGACGACGTCCGCCGCATCGGCCACGACCCCGACGTCTTCGAGGCGTTCTACCGCACCCACCTCGACACCGTGCAGCGCTTCGTCGCTCGGAGGGTCGCCGACCCGCACCTCGCGGCGGATCTCACCGCCGACGTGTTCGTGGCGGCCGTCGACGCCGCAGCGGGCTATCGACCCGACCGGGGCAACCCCGCCGCTTGGCTGACGGGGGTGGCGCGCAACGTCGTGGCCGCCGAGTTCCGGCGGCAGGGCCGGCAGCGGGCCGCCGTACGCAAGATCGCCGGCCGCCGCCTGCTCGACCCCGACAGCGTGGCCCGGATCGAGGAGCGGATCGACGCCGAGCGCGAGACCCGCCAGCTGTACGACGCCCTGCAGGCCCTGCGCCCGCGCGACCGGGCGCTCATGGAGCTCGTCGCCGTCGAGGGGCTGTCCGTCACGGACGCGGCGGCCGTGCTGGGGGTGAAGCCGGCCACCGCGCGGGTCCGGCTGCACCGCAGCCGGCGCCTGGTCCAGTCCCACCTGCGGTCCCCGCACCCCGCTGTGGAGGCCGCACTCTCACCGGAGGTTCCGTCATGA
- a CDS encoding adenosine deaminase: MRDLKALPKAHLHLHFTGSMRHATLLELAARDRIHLPDALVEEWPPQLTAADEKGWFRFQRLYDVARSVLRTEADVRRLVLEAAEDDVADGGRWLEIQVDPSGYAARFGGITAFTDLVLDAVRDASARTGLGIAVVIAANRTRHPLDARTLARLASQYVDRGVVGFGLSNDERRGRTADFAPAFAIAERAGLLLAPHGGELRGPEHIRLCLDALHAGRLGHGVRAAEDPDLLARIVDAGVALEICPVSNVALGVYTDLTSVPLPTLLDAGATVALGADDPLLFGSRLAGQYATMRAAHELTDEQLAELARMSFRASRAPKDVVDAALADIDAWLASSPA; encoded by the coding sequence GTGCGGGATCTCAAGGCGTTGCCCAAGGCGCACCTCCACCTGCACTTCACCGGCTCGATGCGCCACGCCACGCTGCTCGAACTCGCCGCCCGCGACCGGATCCACCTGCCCGACGCGCTGGTCGAGGAGTGGCCGCCCCAGTTGACCGCGGCCGACGAGAAGGGCTGGTTCCGCTTCCAGCGCCTCTACGACGTCGCTCGGTCCGTGCTGCGCACCGAGGCCGACGTACGCCGGCTCGTGCTCGAGGCGGCCGAGGACGACGTCGCCGACGGCGGCCGCTGGCTGGAGATCCAGGTCGACCCGAGCGGGTACGCCGCCCGCTTCGGCGGGATCACCGCCTTCACCGACCTGGTCCTCGACGCGGTCCGCGACGCCTCGGCCCGGACCGGACTCGGCATCGCCGTCGTGATCGCCGCCAATCGGACCCGGCACCCGCTCGACGCGCGCACCCTGGCCCGCCTCGCCAGCCAGTACGTCGACCGCGGGGTCGTCGGCTTCGGCCTGTCCAACGACGAGCGCCGCGGCCGGACCGCCGACTTCGCCCCGGCGTTCGCGATCGCCGAGCGGGCCGGGCTGCTGCTGGCGCCCCACGGTGGCGAGCTGCGCGGGCCTGAGCACATCCGGTTGTGCCTCGACGCGCTGCACGCGGGACGGCTCGGGCACGGCGTACGCGCGGCGGAGGACCCGGACCTGCTCGCCCGGATCGTCGACGCCGGCGTCGCCCTCGAGATCTGCCCCGTCTCGAACGTCGCGCTCGGCGTCTACACCGACCTCACCTCGGTCCCGCTGCCCACGCTGCTCGACGCCGGCGCCACCGTCGCCCTCGGCGCCGACGACCCGCTGCTGTTCGGCTCCCGCCTCGCCGGCCAGTACGCCACCATGCGCGCCGCCCACGAGCTCACCGACGAGCAGCTCGCCGAGCTGGCCCGGATGTCCTTCCGCGCCAGCCGGGCGCCCAAGGACGTCGTCGACGCCGCCCTCGCCGACATCGACGCCTGGCTCGCGTCGTCCCCTGCCTGA
- a CDS encoding UDP-N-acetylmuramate dehydrogenase, producing MHLAGGGVRVVEDGEQDGEQVVVTVAAGEPWDGLVARAVAEGWVGAEALSGIPGTTGATPIQNVGAYGQEVAQTITSVRVWDRMLRGERVFSGEDCRFSYRHSRFKADPGRHLVLDVTFAFGRGAESAPVSYAELARTLGVAVGERAPLAAVREAVLTLRRGKGMVLDPADHDTWSAGSFFTNPFVDPDGVPAGAPSYPQPDGSVKTSAAWLIEHAGFGRGFGLDRPGSRVSLSTKHTLALTNRGGATTAALLDLAREVRSGVWDRFGIELVNEPVLVGCAL from the coding sequence GTGCACCTGGCCGGCGGCGGCGTCCGGGTCGTCGAGGACGGCGAGCAGGACGGCGAGCAGGTCGTGGTGACCGTGGCGGCGGGGGAGCCGTGGGACGGCCTCGTCGCGCGCGCGGTCGCCGAGGGCTGGGTCGGCGCCGAGGCGCTGTCCGGCATCCCGGGGACCACCGGCGCCACCCCGATCCAGAACGTCGGCGCCTACGGCCAGGAGGTCGCCCAGACCATCACGTCCGTGCGGGTCTGGGACCGGATGCTGCGCGGCGAGCGCGTCTTCTCCGGCGAGGACTGCCGGTTCTCCTACCGCCACTCGCGCTTCAAGGCCGACCCCGGCCGCCATCTCGTCCTCGACGTGACCTTCGCCTTCGGCCGCGGCGCGGAGTCCGCCCCGGTGTCGTACGCCGAGCTCGCCCGCACCCTCGGGGTCGCGGTGGGGGAGCGTGCCCCGCTCGCCGCCGTACGCGAGGCGGTGCTGACGCTGCGCCGCGGCAAGGGCATGGTCCTCGACCCGGCCGACCACGACACCTGGAGCGCCGGCTCCTTCTTCACCAACCCGTTCGTCGACCCGGACGGGGTGCCCGCCGGCGCGCCGTCGTACCCCCAGCCGGACGGCAGCGTGAAGACCAGCGCCGCCTGGCTCATCGAGCACGCCGGCTTCGGCAGGGGCTTCGGCCTCGACCGGCCCGGGTCGCGGGTGTCGCTGTCCACCAAGCACACCCTCGCGCTCACCAACCGCGGCGGGGCCACCACCGCCGCCCTGCTCGACCTCGCCCGCGAGGTGCGCTCCGGCGTGTGGGACCGCTTCGGGATCGAGCTGGTCAACGAGCCGGTCCTCGTCGGCTGCGCACTCTGA
- a CDS encoding MaoC/PaaZ C-terminal domain-containing protein produces the protein MTALQPGAALEPLTFDITRADLVAYAVASGDHNPIHQDEEIALAVGLPGVIAHGMYTLALVGRAVAAWTGDAEVVELGAKFVAPVVVPAEGAARVTVAGAVGERNDAGLLPLALEITVDGAKVLGAPKVLVRA, from the coding sequence ATGACCGCCCTGCAGCCGGGCGCCGCGCTGGAGCCGCTCACCTTCGACATCACCCGGGCCGACCTCGTCGCCTACGCCGTCGCCAGCGGCGACCACAACCCGATCCACCAGGACGAGGAGATCGCGCTCGCGGTCGGCCTGCCCGGTGTGATCGCCCACGGGATGTACACCCTCGCGCTGGTCGGCCGCGCCGTCGCCGCGTGGACCGGCGACGCGGAGGTCGTCGAGCTCGGGGCGAAGTTCGTCGCGCCCGTCGTCGTACCCGCCGAGGGGGCGGCGCGGGTCACCGTCGCCGGCGCCGTCGGCGAGCGCAACGACGCCGGCCTGCTGCCGCTGGCCCTGGAGATCACCGTCGACGGCGCCAAGGTGCTCGGGGCGCCCAAGGTCCTCGTCCGCGCCTGA
- a CDS encoding FAS1-like dehydratase domain-containing protein: MPIDASLVGRAFPPTLPVPVTTEAVTAFATAIGGGATESVPPTFPIVVTFAALQDFLAAEEVELSRIVHGDQRFRYERPVVIGDELTATLTVTGVRSIGGNDIVSTSSEITDVTGALVCTATATLVHRGGAS, from the coding sequence ATGCCGATCGACGCGTCCCTGGTCGGGCGTGCCTTCCCGCCCACCCTGCCGGTGCCGGTGACGACGGAGGCCGTCACGGCCTTCGCCACGGCCATCGGCGGCGGCGCGACGGAGAGCGTCCCGCCGACCTTCCCCATCGTGGTCACCTTCGCCGCCCTCCAGGACTTCCTCGCTGCCGAGGAGGTCGAGCTGTCCCGGATCGTCCACGGCGACCAGCGCTTCCGCTACGAGCGTCCGGTCGTCATCGGCGACGAGCTCACCGCCACCCTCACCGTCACCGGCGTCCGCTCGATCGGCGGCAACGACATCGTGAGCACGTCCAGCGAGATCACCGACGTCACCGGCGCCCTCGTGTGTACGGCGACCGCGACCCTCGTCCACCGCGGAGGTGCCTCATGA
- the rpmG gene encoding 50S ribosomal protein L33, with the protein MASKSSDVRPKITLACVDCKERNYITKKNRRNDPDRIELSKFCPRCRKHTAHRETR; encoded by the coding sequence GTGGCCAGCAAGAGCAGCGACGTTCGCCCCAAGATCACGCTCGCGTGCGTGGACTGCAAGGAGCGCAACTACATCACCAAGAAGAACCGCCGCAACGACCCCGACCGCATCGAGCTGTCGAAGTTCTGCCCGCGGTGCCGCAAGCACACCGCGCACCGCGAGACGCGTTGA
- a CDS encoding amidase, whose translation MRVHAFTDDALGDLDAVGLAEHLAAGKLSAQEAVDAAIARVEAVNGELNAIAYDAFDQARAEAGTPRPGFLSGVPTLVKDNVDVAGMPTRSGTDAWEPRPAKRNGDFAEMYLATGLVPLGKSQLSEYGFSASAEHPRLGAVRNPWDTERTAGASSSGSAALVAAGAVPIAHANDGGGSIRIPASVNGLVGLKPTRGRLAQDKLFRDMPIRIVSDGVVTRSVRDTAAFYREAERHYRNLNLPPIGDLTRPIRRRLRVALNTSGVGRPADAETRALTEQTASLLEELGHTVTETDAPVAPSFVDDFLLYWALLAEVMLTTGRPFHGRTWDRSRHDNLTLGLARHARRNLHRVPGAITRLKRANAQAASYYERYDVALTPTLATATPKVGHLDPTQDYGTIIDRLLDWVAFTPWQNITGAPAVSLPLATTASGLPQGMMLGAAPGQEALLIELAYELEQARPFPRIQG comes from the coding sequence ATGCGCGTGCACGCCTTCACCGACGATGCCCTCGGCGACCTCGACGCGGTCGGCCTGGCCGAGCACCTCGCCGCGGGAAAGCTCTCCGCCCAGGAGGCGGTCGACGCGGCGATCGCGCGGGTCGAGGCCGTCAACGGCGAGCTCAACGCGATCGCGTACGACGCCTTCGACCAGGCCCGCGCCGAGGCCGGCACCCCGCGCCCGGGCTTCCTGTCCGGCGTACCCACCCTCGTGAAGGACAACGTCGACGTCGCCGGCATGCCGACCCGCTCGGGCACCGACGCCTGGGAGCCGCGGCCGGCCAAGCGCAACGGCGACTTCGCCGAGATGTACCTCGCGACCGGGCTGGTCCCGCTCGGCAAGAGCCAGCTGTCGGAGTACGGCTTCAGCGCCTCCGCCGAGCACCCCCGCCTCGGCGCCGTCCGCAACCCCTGGGACACCGAGCGGACCGCCGGCGCCTCCAGCTCCGGCTCGGCGGCCCTGGTCGCCGCGGGCGCCGTGCCCATCGCGCACGCCAACGACGGCGGCGGCTCGATCCGGATCCCGGCCTCCGTCAACGGCCTGGTCGGCCTCAAGCCCACCCGCGGCCGGCTGGCCCAGGACAAGCTGTTCCGCGACATGCCGATCCGGATCGTCTCCGACGGGGTCGTGACCCGCTCGGTGCGCGACACCGCCGCGTTCTACCGCGAGGCCGAGCGGCACTACCGCAACCTGAATCTGCCCCCGATCGGCGACCTGACCCGCCCGATCCGGCGCCGGCTGCGGGTCGCGCTCAACACCAGCGGCGTCGGCCGCCCCGCCGACGCCGAGACCCGCGCGCTCACCGAGCAGACCGCGAGCCTGCTCGAGGAGCTCGGCCACACCGTCACCGAGACCGACGCCCCGGTCGCGCCGTCGTTCGTCGACGACTTCCTCCTCTACTGGGCGCTGCTCGCCGAGGTGATGCTCACCACCGGCCGCCCGTTCCACGGACGCACCTGGGACCGCTCGCGCCACGACAACCTGACCCTCGGCCTGGCCCGTCACGCCCGCCGCAACCTGCACCGCGTCCCCGGCGCGATCACCCGCCTCAAGCGCGCCAACGCCCAGGCCGCGTCCTACTACGAGAGGTACGACGTCGCGCTGACGCCGACGCTCGCCACGGCCACACCCAAGGTCGGCCACCTCGACCCGACGCAGGACTACGGCACGATCATCGACCGGCTGCTCGACTGGGTGGCGTTCACGCCGTGGCAGAACATCACCGGCGCACCGGCCGTCTCGCTGCCCCTCGCCACCACCGCCTCGGGGCTGCCGCAGGGCATGATGCTCGGCGCGGCACCGGGCCAGGAGGCGCTGCTCATCGAGCTCGCCTACGAGCTCGAGCAGGCCCGCCCGTTCCCTCGCATCCAGGGCTGA
- a CDS encoding LrgB family protein: MGEDLLDLARSPLVLLLVTLAGYQAGRWLQARTGGHALAQPVLVAIAVAGTAISVLGVDYADYRSATELIAFWLGPATVALAIPLHRQADRLEGFVVPLLVATVAGAATSIVSAVLLARMLGADEALEKTLSTKAATTPVAIALTETLGGIPPLAAVFAIATGIVSAITAPAVLNLLRIRDRRARGLAVGAVSHGIGASRMLREDETEGALAGLGMGLSALAISLLVPVLALVLF, from the coding sequence ATGGGGGAGGACCTCCTCGACCTCGCCCGCTCCCCGCTGGTGCTGCTGCTCGTCACCCTCGCCGGCTACCAGGCCGGACGCTGGCTCCAGGCCCGCACCGGCGGGCACGCGCTCGCGCAGCCGGTCCTGGTCGCGATCGCCGTCGCAGGGACGGCGATCTCCGTGCTCGGCGTCGACTACGCCGACTACCGCAGCGCCACCGAGCTGATCGCGTTCTGGCTCGGCCCGGCGACTGTCGCGCTGGCGATCCCGCTGCACCGCCAGGCCGACCGGCTCGAGGGCTTCGTGGTGCCGCTGCTCGTCGCGACCGTCGCCGGCGCCGCGACCTCGATCGTGTCCGCCGTCCTGCTCGCGCGGATGCTCGGGGCCGACGAGGCGCTGGAGAAGACCCTGTCCACCAAGGCCGCCACCACGCCCGTCGCGATCGCGCTCACCGAGACGCTCGGCGGGATCCCGCCGCTCGCGGCGGTCTTCGCGATCGCGACCGGCATCGTCAGCGCGATCACCGCGCCCGCCGTCCTCAACCTGCTGCGGATCCGCGACCGGCGGGCCCGCGGCCTCGCGGTCGGCGCGGTCTCCCACGGGATCGGCGCCTCCCGGATGCTCCGCGAGGACGAGACCGAGGGCGCCCTCGCCGGCCTCGGCATGGGCCTGTCCGCGCTCGCGATCAGCCTGCTCGTGCCGGTGCTCGCGCTCGTCCTCTTCTGA
- a CDS encoding CidA/LrgA family protein, translating to MPTGRSCPTADRSRRGGSASYPTSRCGRSPPRPPQRAPARAPVITGLTWLLAFQVVGEVIVRVLDVTVPGPVAGMLLLFVFLRVRRYGDDGSIVRAGSALLRHLQLFFVPAGVGIVAYLGVLGDHALPIVVALLGSWLAGLAVVGWTAVGLERLLGKPRDDLGRAGEG from the coding sequence GTGCCGACGGGGAGATCGTGCCCGACAGCCGACAGGTCGCGCCGGGGCGGTTCGGCGTCGTACCCGACCAGCCGCTGCGGCCGATCCCCGCCCCGGCCTCCCCAACGCGCGCCTGCGCGAGCGCCGGTGATCACCGGGCTCACCTGGCTGCTCGCGTTCCAGGTGGTCGGGGAGGTGATCGTCCGCGTCCTCGACGTGACCGTGCCCGGGCCGGTCGCGGGGATGCTGCTGCTGTTCGTGTTCCTGCGGGTCCGGCGGTACGGCGACGACGGCTCCATCGTGCGCGCCGGCTCCGCGCTGCTGCGGCACCTGCAGCTGTTCTTCGTCCCGGCGGGCGTCGGGATCGTGGCGTACCTCGGCGTGCTCGGCGACCACGCGCTGCCGATCGTGGTGGCCCTGCTGGGCTCGTGGCTGGCCGGTCTCGCGGTGGTCGGCTGGACCGCGGTGGGCCTGGAGCGGCTGCTCGGCAAGCCGCGCGACGACCTCGGCCGGGCCGGGGAGGGGTGA
- a CDS encoding glycosyltransferase: MRIAQLANFVGATSGGMRTAIEQLGRGYVAAGAERLLVIPGPVDAVRTTSLGDVVQVRAPRVGGGYRLIVEPWRVTEVLERFAPTSVEWSDKLTLLPVAWWARRNGVRSVLLSHERMGDMFAMRTGLETTSKVSIGLLNRLIVRSFDVVVVTSAYAEGEFRAVADAAGCPVERVPLGVDLATFRPAAGRAAAGDGVLRLVHAGRLSREKSPHLAVATAVELHRRGVPLCLDVYGGGPHRDELEELAGDAPVRFHGHVDGRSALRDRLAAADVSLSVCPGETFGLAVLEALACGTPVVTADRGGARELVDAACGAWGAPEPAALADAVLRLLATPESRRRTAARRRAEQFGWDRTVARMLALHAGDRVGALSA; encoded by the coding sequence GTGCGGATCGCCCAGCTGGCCAACTTCGTCGGCGCGACCTCGGGAGGCATGCGGACTGCGATCGAGCAGCTCGGCCGGGGGTACGTCGCCGCGGGCGCCGAGCGCCTCCTCGTCATCCCCGGGCCGGTCGACGCGGTCCGGACGACCTCGCTCGGGGACGTGGTCCAGGTGCGGGCTCCCCGGGTGGGCGGCGGGTACCGGCTGATCGTCGAGCCGTGGCGGGTGACCGAGGTGCTGGAGCGCTTCGCCCCGACCAGCGTGGAGTGGAGCGACAAGCTCACCCTGCTGCCCGTCGCGTGGTGGGCGCGCCGCAACGGCGTGCGGTCGGTGCTGCTCTCCCACGAGCGGATGGGCGACATGTTCGCGATGCGCACCGGCCTCGAGACCACCTCGAAGGTCTCGATCGGGCTGCTCAACCGGCTGATCGTGCGCAGCTTCGACGTGGTGGTCGTGACGTCGGCGTACGCCGAGGGCGAGTTCCGCGCCGTCGCGGACGCCGCCGGCTGCCCGGTCGAGCGGGTGCCGCTGGGGGTGGACCTGGCCACCTTCCGTCCCGCCGCCGGTCGGGCCGCCGCCGGTGACGGGGTGCTGCGGCTGGTCCACGCCGGCCGGCTCTCCCGCGAGAAGTCCCCGCACCTCGCCGTCGCCACCGCCGTCGAGCTGCACCGCCGCGGCGTGCCGCTGTGCCTGGACGTGTACGGCGGGGGCCCGCACCGCGACGAGCTCGAGGAGCTCGCGGGCGACGCGCCCGTCCGCTTCCACGGGCACGTCGACGGTCGCTCCGCGCTCCGCGACCGGCTCGCCGCCGCCGACGTCTCCCTGTCCGTCTGCCCCGGCGAGACCTTCGGCCTGGCCGTGCTCGAGGCCCTCGCCTGCGGCACTCCGGTGGTCACCGCCGACCGCGGCGGCGCGCGGGAGCTCGTCGACGCCGCGTGCGGCGCCTGGGGCGCGCCGGAGCCGGCCGCGCTGGCCGACGCCGTGCTCCGGCTGCTCGCGACGCCGGAGTCGCGTCGTCGTACCGCTGCCCGGAGGCGGGCCGAGCAGTTCGGCTGGGACCGCACAGTGGCGCGGATGCTGGCGCTGCACGCCGGCGACCGGGTCGGCGCCCTCAGCGCCTGA
- the mptB gene encoding polyprenol phosphomannose-dependent alpha 1,6 mannosyltransferase MptB produces MIARGTLGSLLVLLGGLVTATLPASTPVLRLDALGALRAHEIGRMSGLVVVLVGLGLLANAWLRLCRTVAVGDRETADPVEGVALVRFAAVVWAAPLVLAPPLFSRDGWSYAAQGKLAEVGLSPYVWGPGALAPDTFSPLPGWLTGPPIVQAVDPLWWDTATPYGPVPVFLGAIAAGVTGNPWILVIAHRGLALVGLVLLAWAVPRLAAWGGANPAVATALVVVSPLMMANGVAGLHNDLLMVGLMAAALVVAVERGWVWGAVLAGVAAGVKVPGGLVAVGIVLVSLPVGAALGARLRRLGAVGAVSVGTLLGLGVVTGLGNGWLRALTVPGEVNTPLSATTLVGGVVDWLALHLGLGTDPALFRDLVRALGLLAAAGIGVWVALGWRTGSRRTAIAAVAAVGAAFVLLSPVVHLWYFLLLPPFLAVQRLPRHATGALVAVSVLLGLVAPLDSSLHGAYYAIVIGCMTVALLMPVLLLTRPARERLARIVAPLAPPSEDAGAEVAVRR; encoded by the coding sequence TGGTGGTCCTCGTGGGCCTCGGGCTGCTGGCCAACGCGTGGCTGCGGCTGTGCCGCACCGTCGCGGTCGGCGACCGGGAGACCGCGGACCCGGTCGAGGGCGTGGCGCTGGTGCGGTTCGCGGCCGTCGTGTGGGCGGCGCCGCTGGTGCTGGCGCCGCCGCTGTTCTCCCGCGACGGCTGGTCGTACGCCGCCCAGGGCAAGCTCGCCGAGGTCGGGCTCTCGCCGTACGTCTGGGGCCCGGGGGCGCTCGCGCCCGACACCTTCAGCCCGCTGCCCGGCTGGCTCACCGGGCCGCCGATCGTGCAGGCCGTGGACCCGCTGTGGTGGGACACCGCGACGCCGTACGGGCCGGTGCCGGTGTTCCTCGGCGCGATCGCCGCCGGTGTCACCGGCAACCCCTGGATCCTGGTCATCGCCCACCGCGGCCTCGCGCTGGTCGGCCTGGTGCTGCTGGCCTGGGCGGTACCGCGCCTCGCGGCGTGGGGCGGCGCCAACCCGGCGGTCGCGACCGCGCTCGTGGTGGTGTCGCCGCTGATGATGGCCAACGGCGTCGCCGGCCTGCACAACGACCTGCTGATGGTCGGCCTGATGGCCGCGGCCCTCGTCGTCGCCGTCGAGCGCGGGTGGGTGTGGGGCGCGGTGCTCGCCGGGGTCGCCGCGGGCGTCAAGGTCCCCGGCGGGCTGGTGGCGGTCGGGATCGTGCTGGTCTCGCTGCCCGTGGGCGCCGCCCTGGGCGCCCGGCTGCGGCGGCTCGGCGCGGTCGGCGCGGTGTCGGTCGGCACCCTGCTCGGCCTCGGCGTCGTCACCGGCCTCGGGAACGGCTGGCTGCGCGCCCTCACCGTCCCGGGCGAGGTCAACACGCCCCTCTCGGCGACGACCCTCGTCGGCGGCGTGGTCGACTGGCTAGCCCTGCACCTCGGGCTCGGCACCGACCCGGCCCTCTTCCGCGACCTGGTCCGCGCCCTCGGCCTCCTCGCCGCGGCCGGGATCGGGGTGTGGGTCGCCCTCGGCTGGCGCACCGGCTCCCGTCGTACGGCGATCGCGGCCGTCGCGGCCGTCGGAGCGGCGTTCGTGCTGCTCTCGCCGGTCGTGCACCTGTGGTACTTCCTGCTCCTGCCGCCCTTCCTCGCCGTCCAGCGCCTCCCGCGCCACGCCACCGGCGCCCTCGTGGCCGTGTCCGTGCTGCTCGGCCTGGTCGCGCCGCTGGACTCCTCGCTGCACGGCGCCTACTACGCCATCGTGATCGGCTGCATGACCGTCGCCCTGCTGATGCCGGTCCTGCTGCTCACCCGGCCCGCGCGGGAGCGGCTGGCCCGGATCGTCGCGCCGCTCGCCCCGCCCTCCGAGGACGCCGGCGCGGAGGTCGCGGTCAGGCGCTGA